The Plasmodium gaboni strain SY75 chromosome 9, whole genome shotgun sequence DNA segment accatttattttcttttttcattatatagGATAGtgataatgaagaaaagGGATTATCAGAACAAAATTCAAAAggtaatatatatatatatatatatatatatatatatatatattatgaattacatataaagacaaatattgaaaaaaataaatatataaacagATTTATACcttcattatatttatatatatatatatatatatattttttttttatcaataAAAACATTTCTCTTTTCTTGTATCACAACACAGATAACACAGTAAGATATAAATACACAAAATCTAacatattatcatttttaatatatatatatatatatatatatgtatatttatatttatttatttatttattgaCCATGTTGTAGATTATCAATGAATCGTTAAAAACCGAAATAAAACAACTAAAGGAAAAGGTAAAATACTTCGAAATGGAAAATGATAACCTAAACAATTCTATtacagaaaaaaataaaattattgaggaagataaagaaaaaatgaataatcTACAAAAGCAAATAAACGCCGAATGtgaaaaaacaaaaaatcAATATATGAATCAAATAGAAGaacatgaaaaaaaaattaacgAATTACAAAACAATTTAGAAAAACAAATGAAAGATAAGTTACATATAGaaaatgatttaaaaaataaaataaaagaattagaagatgaacaaaatatacTTAAACAAGAGAATGCAAATATAGACATcttacaaaataaaattaatacatataaagaaaaattagAAAGTATGATGACaattcaaaatataaacaaagAATTAGAAGACAAGCTTAAGgtaactttttttttttttatattaatatgatattacataaataaattaatatataaatatatatatataatcatattattaataccTAATTTATTTTACCTTTTTAGGAAAATACACAAAAAATGGTTGATATGGAAGGAGAAATGgaaaaattgaaaatagaaacaacaaatataaaaatatacaagGATAAATGTGCAggttattatatatatatatatctttctatagttaaaattaatatataattattgaagtattaaaatatatacattgTTCTCTACAATTTACAGATTTGGATGCCGATTTGGTAAATTTGAAGACAGAGAATGAGAAATTAAAACAGGAACTTTCagaaaaaaacaaaatcGTACAACAATTGAAAAATGACctgtaatataaataaataaatatatatatatatatttatatttatataatgagATGAAATATGATTAATCATATATactaaaaataaatgtattcCATAAATTAACCATATATTGTTTTCAattttcttaatttttctttttttttctttttttttctttttttttttttacagAGATATGAAAACACATTCTTATGACATGTTGAAGAAGGAACAAAATATGGATAACATTAACATGTTAAAATAAACgatatattttcatataattcatataatagatataaatataaaactacatataatataataattattatattctaccaatatatatatatatagtctataaatttttctttaatttcATCTTGTAGTGGATTAAGTAACGTAGATCAAACTGAAGAATTAATAAGAATCAAAAAGGAAAATGAAAATCTGAGAAAACAAATAGGATCATATAGCaatgaagatataaaaaaagttagagaaaatataaatataaattgcatattgataatatatatatataatattctcatatatgtatatatgttgtttcctatttttttatatttctttatttttatttattttccaGCTTGAAAATGAAATAGACGACTTAAAAAGAATCAATGAAAAGTTGGAGCAAAAATTTTCAGAAAATAAGGACAAGGAAAACGTTAATAACGATCAGGAAATacaagaaaaatataatgtaaaaatataacgaatcgaacatataatatacacACACTTATCggtatatttattaatacatattatatatattcatttatttttatagaaaTCCTTAAACGATATtgaagataaaaaaaaagaaattgaagaacaacaaaaaaagattgatgaacaagaaaaattaattaatgAAAAACAACACAAAATTGATGAACAACAAAAATTACTTAATGACaaacaacaaaaaattGATGAACACgaaaaattaattaatgaaaaacaacaaaaaatagatgaacaagaaaaaaaatttgaacataaaaaaaaagaagttgacgaaaaacaaaaattagttgatgaaaaacaaaaattagTTGATGAAAAACAAAACCTAATTGATGAAAtacaaaaagaaattaaaaataaacaaaatgaaattgatgaaaaaaaaaaaactattgaaaagaaaaagaagaaaatcgaagaaaaacaaaaagaaattgAACAAATAACACAGGttcttatataaaatatatatatatatttttcatatcaTAGACAAATtaaatgttattatattttacatgcattttatattttatcaaacatatataaattttcatttttttcttattttttaagaCTAATCGAACCCTACAAATGCAATTATCCAGTAATCAAGGAAGTTCAGACCAATCATTAAATGtatgaaaattttaattttacttatatatatatatatatatatatatatatatatatatatttatacttatttatttatatttataaactgattatattccttttatgcctatttcatatttataacataacaaaatttttcttaaacacaaaatattatagGAAAAATTGATAAGGTTGGAAGCCGAGTTATTAATGGAGAAGAAAAACACTGAACAAATCGAAGaaacaacaaaaaataaattgaGCAAAGAATTTAATACTGtaattaagaaaaaataataaatgagaaaaagaaatatatataatattttataatattattaacatatatatatatatagtatgATAACCACATGTATTTGTctttatcatataattcaCTTATATTAATCATTCCATAATagatacatatatatatatatatatatatatacatacatatttttaGGCATTACAAATCTTTAAAGAACAATTACAAATTAGAGAAAAGGAAACTGAATATTATAAGGATGCACTGTATGatcaatataaaaaatatattacaaatatgatactaaaataaaatgtacattttaaatttattttattttttttttctttagGAAAAAACAAATTGATACTACAAATGATGaacaaaaattattaagtgatattattcataatttGGGACTAAAATACAAACAATTACAAACATATAACCTTTCCTTAAGAAACGAAATTACAGGAATCAAATTGAGgtaagaaatatatatgctcctgttgtttttttattaattataaatataaattattgtaatatataaacatatatatgtatgtacatatgtatgtatatatttatttatttatttattttttatttttttttttttttgtatagAGCTCAGACATGTGCAGAATatgagaaaaaataaaaactGAATTGTTCgttttatatgtatatgaattttttcAGATTTTTTCAACATGGcataaaaaacataaatataataaaacatattttaatatacaacagaaaatcaaaatatatttatttattcattcatttatgtatttttcttttcttaaattatacaaatatatagatCTATAATTATTCTCAAAAATTAACAAATTTGACgatgtttcttttttttttctttttacaagtatttacattttcctaatttttttcaagtTCATATGCTGTAATATACCcttttcatattttttatgatacctatattatttttaaaaacattttaattttttttttattttcacATGGTATAATTGAAATGTAAATAAGTCACTAAGCATACATAAAAatgacatatatatatatatatatatatatatatatatatatataattgaCACTTAATATCTTAAAAcaagaatataaaataaaaacttCTCCTTTTGTGATATATTAcgattatatatatatatatatatatatatgtataacataatataatttgttatatttCTTTAGACAAAATTCattcttatattttcatatatacattaaatattaaatgaacataaaataaaaaaagaaaaaaagaaacttttaaaataacataattattttatacataattCTTATTTGAAATaggaaatatattacacttaaaaattttgttaGTTCAAACAAACATATActcataaaaataacattttgcttataatattttcttatcTATACACACATAAATATGCACAAGAAATTAAAACTTTATAAATAGAAATTCAAATGAATGTAAAAAACTCAACagaatttaaaaaaataaaaattattttatattatccctttttctttttttcatattattattatatgcGTATAATGTATGGTATACATTTGTgtgtaaaaaaaaaaaaaaaaaaaaaaatatgaaaataatttttcttgttattgaattgatataaaatatatacttttacaagaaaaacaaaaaaagCCTGATATATTcacaatatatatatatatatatatatatatatatattttttttaacgttaataataataaatatatagagctatatatatatatatatatatatatatatatatatatatatattatttataaatatatttataatacagcgtacataaaaaataaaataaaaataaacaaaaataaattaacaaaaaatataaatataagaaataataaaatatctaATATATCAACCTAAcatatacacatataaatatattcatatatttctttttttttatttcttttttcatttcttaaaataaatgtgttaaatatataaatataaatataaaataaaataaagaatttatataaaacattcttattatatttcttatttgtctgaatttatattaagataaaacaaaaaaagaaaaaaaaacctTATTCAACGCACCACTTAGCTTACACTCTGAcagaatttttttttttcttacatattatatatatatatataatatttatgtataatattatacatatattttttacacatattgattaaaaaaaaaaaaaaaaaaaaaaaaaaaaaatacatgCTTCCTTCATacattaataaataatactcctagttaaaaaattaataaataaaataaaacatataatatatatatatatatatttatacagaaaatattttaataaaaaaaaaaaaaaattgaaagcatttcatatttatatacacttgttttttttttatgtgttgaaagaaaaaaaaaaaaattatactatttcatatttatatgaacaatTGAATGATACTGTGAAagtatacatatataatttattatataataatatatatatatatatatatatatattatgtatatataatacatactctgtttttctttttcctttttttttttttttttttgcacTTTCAAGGTTTGAATAagtaaatattatatataatatataaaagtataatttttttttacaaataattaatagatttattttataagaattaaaaataataaaattaaaaaaaaaaaaaaatttacatattattatatatatatttaaatatatattaaaaaaaaatatattttaaggataaagaagaaatattcatacaataattaataatatatatttgatttgtatttttttttttttttttttttttcttttacatatatatttatatatattttaaaatcgtcatttaagaaaagaaaaagaaaaaaaaaagaagcaatatttatttttatctatttaaataaaaaatgagaGAAGTAATAAGTATCCATGTAGGACAAGCTGGTATTCAAGTTGGAAATGCTTGCTGGTAAAATGATAAGCTTATATATTCTTacacattattatattaatatatatatatataatgaaaaatatatatatcatatttattgtgttttctttaataaatgttaaaattatatgtgTGTGTATTATTCTGaagaacatatatatatatatatatattaaattcataatatatacaagtatatatatgatcGATGTATGTATACACACCTgttataaatgtatatatttctataaaaacttatgaatatttatgaatgcatcttttctttattcatattatgtataatttGTTGAATTTTTTAGGGAATTGTTTTGCCTAGAGCATGGAATACAGCCCGATGGTCAAATGCCCTCTGACAAGGCTGCTAGAGCTAATGATGATGCTTTTAATACATTCTTTTCAGAAACTGGTGCAGGAAAACATGTAAGAAATAATACACGCTcatataacatatatatatatatattataagttataaaaatttatcGTTTATATAACNNNNNNNNNNNNNNNNNNNNNNNNNNNNNNNNNNNNNNNNNNNNNNNNNNNNNNNNNNNNNNNNNNNNNNNNNNNNNNNNNNNNNNNNNNNNNNNNNNNNCAGGAACTTATCGTCAATTATTTCATCCTGAACAATTAATATCAGGTAAAGAAGATGCTGCCAACAATTTCGCAAGAGGACACTATACAATCGGTAAAGAAGTTATAGATGTATGTTTGGACAGAATTAGAAAATTAGCTGATAACTGTACCGGTTTACAAGGATTTTTAATGTTCAGCGCAGTTGGAGGTGGAACAGGTAGTGGATTTGGTTGTTTAATGTTAGAAAGATTATCAGTTGATTATGGAAAGAAATCTAAGCTCAATTTTTGCTGTTGGCCATCACCTCAAGTTTCAACTGCTGTAGTTGAACCATACAATTCAGTTTTGTCTACTCATTCATTATTAGAACATACTGATGTAGCAATAATGCTTGATAACGAAGctatatatgatatatgCAGAAGAAATTTAGATATTGAAAGACCAACATATACTAATTTAAACAGATTGATTGCTCAAGTTATTTCATCCTTAACAGCATCTTTAAGATTTGACGGTGCTTTAAATGTTGATGTAACAGAATTCCAAACCAACTTAGTACCATACCCTCGTATTCATTTTATGTTATCTTCATATGCTCCAGTTGTTAGTGCTGAAAAAGCATACCATGAACAATTGTCCGTTTCTGAAATTACAAACTCAGCCTTCGAACCAGCAAATATGATGGCAAAATGTGACCCAAGACATGGAAAATATATGGCTTGTTGTTTAATGTATAGAGGTGATGTAGTACCAAAGGATGTTAATGCAGCTGTTGCTACcataaaaacaaaaagaaCCATTCAATTTGTTGATTGGTGTCCTACTGGTTTTAAATGTGGTATAAATTATCAACCACCAACTGTTGTACCAGGAGGAGACTTAGCCAAAGTTATGAGAGCTGTTTGTATGATCAGTAACTCAACAGCAATTGCAGAAGTATTCTCAAGAATGGATCAAAAATTTGATTTAATGTATGCAAAAAGAGCATTTGTTCATTGGTACGTTGGTGAAGGTATGGAAGAAGGAGAATTTAGTGAAGCTAGAGAAGATTTGGCTGCCTTAGAAAAAGATTATGAAGAGGTAGGAATTGAATCCAATGAAGCAGAAGGCGAAGACGAAGGATATGAAGCAGATTACTAAatttgttaatatataaaagtattatatatatttatatatttatatatgtgtgtatgtacatatatctttacatatatatatatatagtaaaGATTTAAATTCCTCCATAATGTTAttacacataaatataatatattattatattacatCATAAATAGTTCTACTTgtatcataattattttttatcataaatatttgctatcattatgtatatatatttttcatatatatttttttttttttttttttttttttgttgaaaatttcaattaaaaaaaaaaaaattatactacctacatatatatatatatatatatatatatatatatatatatatgtacgTATATAGttatagatataaatgGACAAATTTTAAATCCATAAAaatacttttatttatattaatgttttcatattagaatattaatacatacatacatacttatatataagcatatacatatatattcacatataatatatatttattatttatatattcttctGTGAAGATATATCtaattgtatataatatatatgtatgtatttaattatttttatttttgttttttttttttttttttttttttttattattattatttatattttagTAATTCTTAAagattttatattttgagcacatatatataatatatatatatagatagatatatataaatacagattcatgtatatatttcggcagaaatatttaatataagaaatattttattcttgtcaatatgaataaatatatatatatatatatatatatatatatagtgcattatatatgttgtaGTTTAGCAGGttaaatgaaataataaatataataagaatataaagtagtatatatttcatGTAATACTTTCAAAATGATAGTAATATATCTCATGTGTATAAAACATTATTCTCCACTTGAAGTACATTCGAAagttatattattataatgtaCATACgtgttttttattttattatttttggtgttaatttttttctttctttctCACATTTTTCCTAatttttccatttttattttataatatatttttattattatttttatttttatataataattatttttattttttttttttttttctcacATTTTTCCTAatttttccatttttattttataatatatttttattattatttttatttttttttttttttacaataacattacaaaataagtgcaaatatatatataattgtgTAATTACACATAAACGAACAATACATAATTACATACAactttattattcattaatatttcCATAAGTATATACAATAACTTTCTAATTTTAAGATTAAAAACATGTGAACTAAtaatttcttatataaaCATTGAATGGAAGTAATATGACTTCTTCCTTTTAATTCTTTGGTAGCTGTCCACCTTGGtgttatattaataatgtaaccattttcattataagACACTAGAAAATGTAActgtataaataaatatattacacatatgttgttcatatatatatatatatatatatatatatatatatatatatacaattatttataaacCACGGGTTCATTTATTCACTTTTACTTATCTTGTACCTTTTATGTTTGCTCCTATTTTTTGTTCTCTTTTGTTTTTGtct contains these protein-coding regions:
- a CDS encoding hypothetical protein (conserved Plasmodium protein, unknown function~transcript variant 1; alternatively spliced), which encodes MGDVEKKYMNHIKEFIQTFCFAKNVEIIMDESNLKTNVKTHKENNCKVINIYSCYAIWLCMNEIYPSWFDISIHPAQFETEIDAYECLLKYINEYHEKKYEKITKQILDKLSALTINEFIDIYSLIILAALVSDDKQKHINNILSVSHETQKYIHNVVELLDKEDSDNEEKGLSEQNSKDNTIINESLKTEIKQLKEKVKYFEMENDNLNNSITEKNKIIEEDKEKMNNLQKQINAECEKTKNQYMNQIEEHEKKINELQNNLEKQMKDKLHIENDLKNKIKELEDEQNILKQENANIDILQNKINTYKEKLESMMTIQNINKELEDKLKENTQKMVDMEGEMEKLKIETTNIKIYKDKCADLDADLVNLKTENEKLKQELSEKNKIVQQLKNDLDMKTHSYDMLKKEQNMDNINIGLSNVDQTEELIRIKKENENLRKQIGSYSNEDIKKLENEIDDLKRINEKLEQKFSENKDKENVNNDQEIQEKYNKSLNDIEDKKKEIEEQQKKIDEQEKLINEKQHKIDEQQKLLNDKQQKIDEHEKLINEKQQKIDEQEKKFEHKKKEVDEKQKLVDEKQKLVDEKQNLIDEIQKEIKNKQNEIDEKKKTIEKKKKKIEEKQKEIEQITQTNRTLQMQLSSNQGSSDQSLNEKLIRLEAELLMEKKNTEQIEETTKNKLSKEFNTALQIFKEQLQIREKETEYYKDALKKQIDTTNDEQKLLSDIIHNLGLKYKQLQTYNLSLRNEITGIKLRAQTCAEYEKK
- a CDS encoding alpha tubulin 1 (part of same gene as PGSY75_0903700B~gap found within coding sequence) is translated as MREVISIHVGQAGIQVGNACWELFCLEHGIQPDGQMPSDKAARANDDAFNTFFSETGAGKH
- a CDS encoding alpha tubulin 1 (part of same gene as PGSY75_0903700A~gap found within coding sequence), with product GTYRQLFHPEQLISGKEDAANNFARGHYTIGKEVIDVCLDRIRKLADNCTGLQGFLMFSAVGGGTGSGFGCLMLERLSVDYGKKSKLNFCCWPSPQVSTAVVEPYNSVLSTHSLLEHTDVAIMLDNEAIYDICRRNLDIERPTYTNLNRLIAQVISSLTASLRFDGALNVDVTEFQTNLVPYPRIHFMLSSYAPVVSAEKAYHEQLSVSEITNSAFEPANMMAKCDPRHGKYMACCLMYRGDVVPKDVNAAVATIKTKRTIQFVDWCPTGFKCGINYQPPTVVPGGDLAKVMRAVCMISNSTAIAEVFSRMDQKFDLMYAKRAFVHWYVGEGMEEGEFSEAREDLAALEKDYEEVGIESNEAEGEDEGYEADY